Proteins from one uncultured Cohaesibacter sp. genomic window:
- a CDS encoding DUF1349 domain-containing protein: MPLSFLSSASWHNEPTRWTFHPHALSLVAEPKSDFWRETDHGSHPDSGHFFAVPCQGDFAAIAEFTGQYDVLYDQVGLMMRVDRTHWVKCGVEYFDRATNYTTVVTQGSSDWSAVPCPTLSGPQAVRLVRKGNIIYTHYKDRSGSWRLMRLANFEAPEEVLIGPMACSPLRDISELKGFQCSFSHFSITDAPDDPLHDR; encoded by the coding sequence ATGCCTCTCTCATTCCTTTCGTCAGCAAGCTGGCATAATGAGCCAACTCGCTGGACCTTCCATCCCCATGCCCTCTCTTTGGTGGCGGAGCCAAAATCCGATTTCTGGCGAGAAACGGACCATGGCTCTCATCCCGATAGCGGGCATTTCTTTGCAGTGCCTTGCCAAGGTGACTTTGCAGCAATTGCAGAATTCACCGGCCAGTATGACGTGCTTTATGATCAGGTCGGACTGATGATGCGCGTTGACAGGACCCACTGGGTCAAATGCGGCGTCGAGTATTTTGATCGCGCCACAAATTATACGACCGTTGTCACACAGGGCTCGTCCGACTGGTCAGCCGTTCCCTGCCCAACCTTGTCCGGCCCGCAGGCTGTGCGACTGGTCCGCAAGGGGAACATCATTTACACGCACTACAAGGATAGATCTGGCAGTTGGCGCCTGATGCGTCTTGCCAATTTCGAGGCGCCAGAAGAGGTTCTGATCGGCCCGATGGCCTGCTCTCCCCTCAGAGACATTTCCGAGCTGAAGGGCTTCCAATGCAGCTTCAGTCACTTTTCGATTACCGACGCCCCCGATGATCCTCTTCATGACCGATAG